A segment of the Opitutia bacterium genome:
ACGTGCCGGAGCCGGTGAAACTGTCTGCGGGGAAGTTCGCGGGACCGCCGAAGCCTGTGCGATCGCTCGAATTGGGCGAAATCGGCCTGTTGCCCGCGATCCCGTGGGATGCGGGATTTCGCGACGCGTGGGAGCCGGGCGAAGCGGGCGCGGCGAAGCGGTTGACGAAATTTGTGAGCGACGCGATGGAGCGCTACGCGGACGAACGCAATTTGCCGGATCGCGAAGGCACGTCGGCGCTGTCGCCGCATCTGCATTTCGGTGAGATCAGTCCGCGACAGATTTGGAGCGCGGTGCGCGCCTTGAGCAGGGACAGCGGGGTGTTCCCCGCGAGTCGCGGTGCGCAGGTTTTCCTCAGCGAGGTCGGCTGGCGCGAGTTTGCGTATCACCTGCTGTTTCATTTTCCGCACACCGTGGAGGCGCCGTTGCGTGCGGAGTTCGCGGCGTTCCCCTGGCGGAAGGACGCAGCGCAGTTGCGCGCGTGGCAGCGTGGTCGGACGGGTTATCCGATCGTGGACGCCGGCATGCGGCAGTTGTGGACGACCGGGTGGATGCACAACCGCGTGCGCATGATCGTGGCGTCGTTCCTCGTGAAGCACCTGCGGCTGTCCTGGCAGGAAGGCGCGGCGTGGTTCTGGGATACGCTGGTGGATGCCGATCTTGCGGCGAACACGTTGGGCTGGCAATGGACGGCGGGCTGCGGTGCGGACGCGGCGCCGTATTTCCGCATCTTCAACCCGATCCTGCAGGGCGCTAAATTCGACGCGAACGGAGACTACGTGCGGCGTTGGGTGCCGGAGTTGGCGAGATTGCCGGCGGAGTTCATTCACGCGCCATGGGAGGCGCCGCCGCTGGAACTCAGTGCGGCTGGAGTGGTGCTCGGGAAAACCTATCCGAAACCGCTGGTCGACCACGGTGAGGCACGCGCGGCGGCTTTGGCGGCTTTGCAGACGCTTCGGAATGGTTGAGTCGATTCCGGCGGGGACGGACGCGCCGTTGCGGGCAGAAAATTCGGGGCTTCCCAAGCCCCCTCGGAGATGTATGGTGTCGACCTTTTATATGCAGAAGACACTCATCATCTTTAAGCCGGATTGCATGGAAAAGCGCCTCGTCGGCACCGTGCTCCAGCGTTTCGAAGCGGCTGGCTTCGAGATCATCGGCGCCAAGCTCACGAGCCTCACGCCGGCACAGCTGCGCGAGCACTATGCGCATGTCGCCAGCAAGCCGTTCTACCCGGAAATCGAGGGCTTCATGAGCTCCCGTCCGGTTGTCGTGATGGCCTTGAAGGGCGAAAACATCGTCGCGCGCGTGCGCGACCTGCTCGGGCCGACCGACTCCCGCAAGGCCGCCAAGGGCACGATCCGTGGCGATTTCGGCACCGAAATGATGAAGAACGTGGTTCACGCGTCCGACTCCGAGGAAAACGGCCGCATCGAGATCGCCCGTTTCTTCAAGCCCGAGGAAATCCTCGGCTGAACGCGGTCGCGAATCTGAATACTTGACGACTGCGGGACGGGTCCGCTTAGTTCGCCCCTCTCGCAGTTTTGCCCTCATCGTCTAGCGGCTAGGACGGGGCCCTCTCAAGGCCCAAACCGGGGTTCGATTCCCCGTGAGGGCGCCAAATTTCGATCGGAAATTGGCGCGGTGACGACCGGTTCATACGGCAGTCACATGCATCCGACAAAAAACCGCCCGCAATCAGGGCGGTTTTCGCTTTTGTGGGGTGAAAGCAAAAGCGCGCTTCGACTGAGGCTTTCCCCGCGCGGCGAGATCAGCGGATCGGGCGGACGTCACGTCGGGTTGAATTGCGAGCGCGGTCGGTTTTGGGGCCGCTGAACTCGAGCGCGACGCCGTCGCCTTCAGCAGGAGCGCGCAAAGGTGAATCTATTGTTGTCCGCAAGCGGATGGCCGGCGAACGCTTTGGCCCAGCAGCGTCGCCGCCGCGGGGAATGCCTTCGCCTTTACCGAGCGGAGAATTAAACTTCGGCCTTGGCTGAGGCCTGATGCAGACCGCATCGCGCGAGCCGACCAAACATGAGAAACGACTACATTCAAAGCGCTGCCGAGGTGATCAGCGACCCCTACATCCTCGTCAATGTGGTCTCCCGCCGCGTGAAGCAACTGCGCCGAGGGGCTCGTCCGCTGATCTCCTCGCTGGAAAAACTTTCGCTCGAGGACATCGCGTTGCGCGAAATCGCGGAGCGAAAGATTTCCTACGAAATCGCCACGGCCGAGGAACTGCGGGTCCCGACTCCTCCCGTTCGCGCTCCAGGCATCGCGTCCGGAACGATGGGGCGTCCGGGATTCGGCGGACACAATGTGCTGGTCGGGGCCAAACAACGAACGGCATGACGGAGACGCTCCAACTGACGGTCGGCGGATCGCCGCCGGTTGCCCGCGAGGAATCGGAGCGACCGCCACGCTGTCGGGTGAGTTTGCGCCACTATCGGCGGGCGACGGCACCGTTCGTCCCGTCGGTCGCCGCGATCGCGGGTGCGCTCGATATCTATCTCGACGGCCGGAGACACGGCGACGTCCTGCGCATGCTCTTTGGGCTTTCGGTGCTGCGAAGCGCGGGCGCGGACCAGATGGACGCGGCGCTCACGGCCCGGAACGTCACGATCGGTGCCGATGTGCCGCCTCAAGCGGTGGCGAGCGTGGCGCCGCCGACCATCCTTTTATGAACGAACAAATCTTGCTGCCGCGCACGGTGCGCACGCTGGATCGCTTTGGCGGAGCGAGCCGGTGCCTGTTGCGCCTGTGGGAGAACGAAGGCCATCTCAGTCCGTCAGAGGAAGACTATCTGAACCGGTTCGAAGGACAGTTTCCACATTGGGAAACGCGACCGGGCGAACTGGACGTGGGCTCGCTGGCAGTCGTGGCGCGCGCGCTCGGATTGGGCGAGGAGTTCAAAGTCACCGGCGACTACGATGCGGTGCTCCTTGCGCACCGCGGCGGCGACGCCGTGCTCGTCGCGATGGACAAGGCGCTCCGTCCGACCAACGAACGTTCGGATACGCTGCTGCAATTCACGGTGCTGGAGCAAATCGACGAAGAAGGTTTCCGGGTCTGGTGTCCGTTCGAGAGTGGCGCGTCCGATGTGTTGCCGAGAGCGGATCGTCGATCGTGGGACCGCCGTCACACCGTGGCGTTCGTCCTCCACCGGACTCCCGCTGCGTCGGGCAACTGATCTGTCGCCGACCACTTATGCAAAAAACCAAAAAGTCCGTCGCGAAGCGCTTTAAGATCACTGCCCGAGGCAAGATGCTCCGCCGCACGCCTGGTTTCCGTCACTTGCTGGCCAACAAGAGCACGCGCGCCAAGCGAAGAGCGAGCCGGGACAAGCCCGTGGCGCCGGGCCACGCCGCGCCGCTGCTCATGTGCCTGCCATTCGGTCTGCGGTGAGCGGGCCCTGCGTGCAATCGGCGCGCGGCGATCGATGCGACGCGGCGGAGAGCGTTGGCGGTTTGTGGTGACGGGCGACACGCTTGCCAGTGAGTGCGGGCTCGGGCTTTCTCGCGGCCGATGCGATGGATTTTTCTTCTGTGCGCGCTGACGGCGACGGTTTCGGCGGCGGATTTCCGGCCCGTGTTGCTTGAGCACGCGAAACGTTATCCGCAACTCGAGCCGCAGGATTGCTACAAGCTGCTCTTTCAAGCGGTGCTCGGCGCTGAACACGCGGTGGCCGATGAGGCGGGAGCGCGGAAGTGGATGGAGAACGAACTCGCGTCGCTCGGTGACGGCCCGGATGAGCCGCTCGTCGATCCCATCGCGCCGGACGGCGCGTTGGCGCGCGTGCATTTGCGGCCGTTCGTGGCGCGGGGCGGCGATGCGGCGAAGCTGGTGCGCGCCTTCGTCGCCACCGCGCAGCGCAAGTTCGGCACGCGTGACCAGCTGGCGGAGGCGTGGAATCAGGTCGTGACGCTGGCGGAGGAGAAACGCCTGCCATTCACGGCGGCCGCCGCGCGGGAGTTTGGCGACAAGATGCGCACCGCCGGCTGGCCGGCGGTGCATCATTCGAAGGCGTTCGGCGCGGCGCATCGGCCGGCCTATCGCGTCATCGCGTGGGAGTTGCTGAGCGGCGTCGTTCCGCCGGAGCGTTGAGGTCGGCCGAACTCGGCGCCGCGATCACTCGCGATTCTTGAACCACACGTAGGTCGTGGAGCTGATGCCCATCAGCGCGAAGGTTTGCGGATCGAAGTTCGGCAATTTGAGCGACGTCCAAGTGTCGAAGACGTAGATCGCGGCGAGCACGAGGGTCCACATGACCATTTGCACGCGGTGGAGGTTGGCACCTTTGGTGTCGCTGATGAGGTCGTCGACCAGGCCGACGTGGCGCTGCGGCGCAACGGCCACGGCGGCGACGACCGGTGCCGGGGCAGCGGGTTTCGGGTCGCCGGCGGCGGCGGACGCGAGCGTCGTTACGCTGCTGATGCCGAGCAACGCGACGGCGGTGCCATTGAGGATGCCGTTGGTCTGGCCGGTGATCAGGTAGAGCAGGATGAAGCTGACGCCGATGAGCACCATCCAGAGGGCGAGTTGCACGCGCGCGAGGCTGAAGGGGCGATCGGTCGGGGCGAGCGTGGGCTCATCGTCGCGCAGGACGCCGGTTTTCCAGCCCGTGAACCAAACGCCGACGACCACGATGAGCGCGATGATGGCGAATGCGATGAGGCGGAACGGATGGACGAGCCCGAAGAGCATCAGCGCGGGAGCGGTGCCAAGCGGTTTGAGCGGTTGGCCGGCGAATTCAAGTGAGATCGCCGCGTCTGCGGAGCCGAAGCGATCGGGCGCGAGCGCGTTGATCGCGACGCTGTCGAGCTCGCCCGGGCCCGCCGGTTTCGCGGCCGGGCGGATGATCGCGAAGCGGTAGTGTCCCGCTTCAGCGGCCGGGTAGATGCGGTCGATGCCCACGGGCACGCCGTTGATCCGCAGCGTCCATTTTGAAGCGTTCAGCCAGTCGGGGTTTGCGGGGCCACCCAGCTGGATGTCCACGAAATCGCCCCAACTCCGCATGTTGGTGGTGTCATGTGTGGCGAGCGTGAATTCGCCTGCGCCGGGTTGGATGGTGGGACCGGCGGCGTGCGCGAGGTGAGCGAGCGCGATGGCAAACGTGAACAGGAGGATTTTTTTCAGGGTGTTCATGGCGGGGATCGTGGATTGGAACGGGGAAAGTGGGGTGAAACTTTCAGCGCACACGCCGAAACGGAACCTGCTCAGTAGAACACGTTGCGATCGAGGGAGCGATACTGGATGGCTTCGAGGAGGTGCGGGGCGGCGATTTTCTCGGCGCCGGCGAGGTCGGCGATGGTCCGGGCGACTTTCAGGATGCGGTCGTAGGCGCGGGCGCTGAGGGCGAGCTGTTCCATGGCTTGCTGGAGCAGGTCGCCGAGCGAGGAATCGAGGTGGCAATGGCGCTTGATGTGCGTCTGCGACATGCGCGCGTTGGCGGTGACGCGGGAGTCTTGGAAGCGAGCGCGTTGCACGGCGCGGGCCGTCTCGACGCGGGTGCGGATGGCGGCGGAAGTTTCGCCGGCTTGGTCGTTGCGCAGCTCAGTGAGCGACAGCGCGGGCGCTTCGATGTGGATGTCGATGCGATCGAGCAGCGGACCGCTCACGCGATTGCGGTAGCGTTGGATTTGCGACGGCGCGCAGCGGCATTCGTGCTTCGGATCGCCGAGATAGCCGCAAGGGCAGGGGTTCATCGCCGCGACGAGCATGAAGTGGCAGGGCAGGGTGATCTTGCCGGCGCTGCGGGAGATTTGGACGGTGCCGTCCTCGAGCGGTTGGCGCAGGACTTCGAGGGCCGAGCGCTTGAACTCGGGCAGCTCGTCGAGGAAGAGCACGCCGTGGTGCGCGAGGGAGATTTCGCCGGGGCCGGGCACTGCGCCGCCACCGAGCAGGCCGACGTCGGAGATGGTGTGGTGCGGCGCCCGGGCGGGGCGTTCGAGGAAGCGCACTTCGCCGTTGAGCGTGGCGCCGGCGGCGCTGTGGATGCGGAGGATCTCGAGATACTCGTCGAGCGTGGGCTGCGGCATGATCGTCGGCACGCGTTTCGCGATCATGGATTTCCCGGAGCCGGGCGGCCCGATCATCAGGAGATTGTGTCCGCCGGCGACAGCGACTTCGACGGCGCGGCGGACGGCGTGCTGGCCTTTGATCTCCGAGAAATCGAGGTGCGTGTCGCTCGCGGCGGCGGCGCGGCTGGGCTGGCGCGGGGCGACGGGGAGGAGTTTGGCTTCGCCGGCGAGGAAGCTCGCGGCTTCGTCGAGCGATTTGACGGCGTAGACTTGGATGCCTTCGACGAGGGCGGCTTCGTCGGCGGTGATGGGCGGGAGGAGCAGGGTGCGCTTGCCGGACTGGCGGGCGAGGACGGCGAGGGCGAGGCCGCCGCGGACGGCGCGCGTGGCGCCGGAGAGGCTGAGTTCGCCGGCGATGAGGAAGTCGTCGAGGCGCTCGTTCTTGAGTTTGCCGTCGGCGACGAGGATGCCGAGGGCGATGGGGAGATCGTAGAGCGCGCCTTCCTTGCGCAGGCCGCCGGGCGCGAGGTTGATGGTCGTGCGCGTGCGCGGCATGCGGAAGCCGGAGTTGCTGAGCGCGGAGAAGACGCGGTCGTCCGACTCCTTGACGGCGGCGTCGGGGAGGCCGACGAGGATGAGTTTCGGTTCACCGGTTTCGCCGGTGTTGACTTCGACGGACACGGGGACGGCGTCGATCCCGACCAGGGCGGCCGAGCAGATCGTGGCAAGCATTCAGCAGGCGGAGAGCGGAGCTAGGTGGTTACCAATCCCAGCTGGGCGCGGCGGCGGACTTCAGCGATGTTGTCCTCGATGGCCTGCAAGTAGGGATTGGTTTGGCCCGTGAATGTAAGGTAGCGATGAACGGCGTCGGTCTCGGTGTCGAGCATCGGGCGCACGAATTTCTCCCAGAAGTCCGGCGTCTTGGTCTTCAGCTCGTGGACGGTGCGATACGGACGGCTCTCGGGCGGCACGCCCTCGTGGTCGAAGGCCTCGGCGAATTCTGCGAAGAGGTAGTCGAGCTTGTCCGCATAGTCGGGCGCGCACATTTGCGAGAGGTAGTCGGCGGTGACCAGCAGGCAGGTCATGCGGCGCACCGTGGCGTTGCGGAATTTTTGCGTGCTGATGCGATTGCGCGGACCGGTGCAGCTGATCGCCGCGCAGACGTCGTCGAGTTCGTCGGGTTGAACGCCGAGGGCGGGCAGGTAGGCGCGCGCGAAATCGCAGCTGCGGCGCTCGTGGACCATCGTGTATTTCGCCCCCGTGCCATCGGTGTCGCCGGCGAGCTTCAGAAAGCCGCTGTCGTGCAGGAGCGCGGCGACGACGGTGAGTTCGGCGGCGCGTTGACCGAACTCCGGCAGTGCGTTCGCGCGGCGCTGGCCCGCAATCAGATCGGCGGTGCAAACGGTGGCTTGCAGCGTGTGGCCGAGATCGTGGTAGCGCATGTCGATCGCGAGATAGCCGGAGCGGTTGCCCCAGAACGCGGCGGTGACATCGGCGAGGACGCGCTCGATCAAGGCGTGGCTCGAGGCCCAGCCCAGCGCGCCGAAGACGGTCTTCAAGTGGGTGGCGGTCGCGCCAGGGTCTTTGGCAACGATGGCGGTGGGGAGGGCCATGCGGGTGAACTCGAAATAGGGTTTGCCCCTCATGCAGCAAGCGCATTTGTTTCGCCGTTCACGCATGGCCCAACGTGGCAATTTGATCGTCGGCCTGACCGGCGGGATGGGATGCGGCAAATCCACCGCCGCTGCATTGTTCGCTGAGCTCGGCTTCCGCCGGCTCGATGCGGATCGGACCGTGCACGAAGTGCTGCTGCCGAGCGCGGAGGTCGTGACGGCGTTGCGGGAGAGGTTTGGCGACGGAATCCTGGGGGCGGACGGCGCGGTCGACCGCGCGAAGCTCGGGGCCGTGGTCTTCGGCGATGCGGAGGCGCTGGCATGGCTGGAGAACCTGCTCCACCCGCGGCTACGGGCGCATTGGGACGGGATTTACGCCGCGGCACAGGACGAGAAGTTCATTGTCGAAGTGCCGTTGCTCTTCGAGAAACAGCTCCAGAATAGGTTTGATTTCACGGTCTGCGTAACCACATCCTCCGACCTGCAACTTAGGCGGCTGGAGCAACGTGGTGTCTCCCCTGAGATCGCCCGCCAGCGCCTCGCCAAGCAGCTGCCCCTGGCCCGAAGATGCGAGTTGGCTGATTTCGTTCTCCTCAACGACGGCACCCTTTCATTTTTGCGCGAGCAAGTCAGCGAACTGGCCCGTCGCCTTTCCCTCATCCACTCTCACTGACCCGCCATAACACGATGGCCCTCCCTCCGAAGTCCGACGAGGACACTCCCAGCTCAGCGCCCGAAGGCGGCGAAGCTCCCAAGAAACGCACGCGCACCCGTTCGCGCCTCTATCGCTCGAAGAAAGCGGCGAGCGCCGATGCGGGTGAAGCTCCGGCGGCCCCGGTCGCGGAAAAATCCGCCCCTGCTCCTGCGCCGGTGCAGACCGAGTTTGTTCCCGAGCCGCGCCGTGAGGAACCGCCTCCGGCTCCTGCGCCCGAACGCCGCGAGCGCGCCGAAGAGCGTGCTCCTGCGCAAGAGGAAGTGCGCGAGACTCCGCCCGCTCCCGCCCCTGCGCCAAGCGGTGGCGAAGATTCCGGTGCCGGCCAACCGCCCGCGCAGGCTGACAGCGCTGCGGGTGGCGGCGACAGTTACAGCGGCGACCAGCAGCAAGGTGGCCAGCAACACGGCGGCGGTGGTGGTGGCGGTAAATTCAACCGCTGGCGCGACAAAAAATTCCGCGGCGGCAAATGGGAAAAACACCGCGGCGGTGGCGGGCAGGGCGGCGGCAACGGCGGCCAGCCCAAGCACCCCCAGCAACCGCCTCCGCCGAAAGGCGAGATCTACTACGGCGAAATGCCCGATCCCGCGCGCTTCGCCGATCTCGCGGCGCTCGACACGCTCGCCGACGACATCGCCGCGAAGAAAGCCGACCCGATCTGGCTCAATGAACTTTACGCGCTCGGCCACGCGGAGCTGACGGCCAAGGCCCGCGAACTCGGCGCGAAGCTCGAAGGCGTGCCGAACCGCAAGCAACTCCTCAGCGCGATCTTCGCTGCCGCGGCAGAGCAGAAGATCCCGTTGCTCGACCAGGGCTGGATCGACCTCACCGATCGCGGCTTCGGCTTCGTCGTTCACGACTTCGTCAACTACCGCCTTTACCCCGAGAACGCGTTCCTGCCGGACGGCTTCGTCAAGAAGCTCGGCCTCAAGCGCGGCCATCAGGTCGAGGTGCAGGTGCAGGCGCCGCAAGGCAACGACCGTTGCCCGAGCGTCGTGCGCATCCGCAAGGTCATGGGCGGCACGCCCGAGGACATTTCGTCGATCAAGCCGTTCGAGGAACTCACGCCTTACTATCCGCTGAAGCGCATCTGGCTCGAGTCGCAGGGCGCGAAGGACGTCTCCATGCGCATGGTCGACATCATCACGCCCGTCGGCTTCGGCCAGCGCGGCTTGATCGTCGCCCCGCCGCGCACCGGCAAGACCGTCCTGATGCAGAACATGGCGAACTCGATCGCGGCGAACTCGCCCGAGGCGAAGCTCATCATCCTGCTCATTGACGAGCGTCCCGAGGAAGTCACCGACTTCCGCCGCCACTGCAAGGGCGAGGTCGTCAGCTCGACCTTCGACGAGACACCGGAAAACCACGTCCACTGCGCCGAGATGGTGATCGAGAAGGCGCGGCGTCTCGTGGAGCACGGCGAACACGTCGTCATTCTGCTCGACTCCATCACGCGCCTCGCGCGCGCCTACAACGCACTCGCGTCGAACTCCGGCAAGATCATGTCCGGCGGTCTCGAGGCCACCGCGCTGCAAAAGCCGAAGCGTTTCTTCGGTTCCGCGCGCAACATCGAGGGCGCCGGCTCGCTCACGATCCTCGGCACCGCGCTCGTCGACACCGGCAGCCGCATGGACGAGATCATCTTCGAGGAGTTCAAGGGCACCGGCAACATGGAGCTCCACCTCGACCGCGACCTCGTCAACAAGCGCATCTTCCCCGCGCTCAACATCGACAAGTCCGGCACGCGCAAAGAGGAGCTCATCTATCACCCCGACGAGCTCGCGCGCATCTACTCGTTGCGCCGCGCCATGCAGGGCGTGCCGGCGGCCGATTCGATCGAGATGCTCATCCAGCGCCTCAAGAAGACGAAGACGAACGCCGAATTCCTGATGAGCCTCAATCGCTGACGCGCGCCCGCGCCGGTCAGCCCGCCCCGCTTGACCAC
Coding sequences within it:
- the rho gene encoding transcription termination factor Rho, giving the protein MALPPKSDEDTPSSAPEGGEAPKKRTRTRSRLYRSKKAASADAGEAPAAPVAEKSAPAPAPVQTEFVPEPRREEPPPAPAPERRERAEERAPAQEEVRETPPAPAPAPSGGEDSGAGQPPAQADSAAGGGDSYSGDQQQGGQQHGGGGGGGKFNRWRDKKFRGGKWEKHRGGGGQGGGNGGQPKHPQQPPPPKGEIYYGEMPDPARFADLAALDTLADDIAAKKADPIWLNELYALGHAELTAKARELGAKLEGVPNRKQLLSAIFAAAAEQKIPLLDQGWIDLTDRGFGFVVHDFVNYRLYPENAFLPDGFVKKLGLKRGHQVEVQVQAPQGNDRCPSVVRIRKVMGGTPEDISSIKPFEELTPYYPLKRIWLESQGAKDVSMRMVDIITPVGFGQRGLIVAPPRTGKTVLMQNMANSIAANSPEAKLIILLIDERPEEVTDFRRHCKGEVVSSTFDETPENHVHCAEMVIEKARRLVEHGEHVVILLDSITRLARAYNALASNSGKIMSGGLEATALQKPKRFFGSARNIEGAGSLTILGTALVDTGSRMDEIIFEEFKGTGNMELHLDRDLVNKRIFPALNIDKSGTRKEELIYHPDELARIYSLRRAMQGVPAADSIEMLIQRLKKTKTNAEFLMSLNR
- the rpmI gene encoding 50S ribosomal protein L35, which translates into the protein MQKTKKSVAKRFKITARGKMLRRTPGFRHLLANKSTRAKRRASRDKPVAPGHAAPLLMCLPFGLR
- the ndk gene encoding nucleoside-diphosphate kinase, whose amino-acid sequence is MQKTLIIFKPDCMEKRLVGTVLQRFEAAGFEIIGAKLTSLTPAQLREHYAHVASKPFYPEIEGFMSSRPVVVMALKGENIVARVRDLLGPTDSRKAAKGTIRGDFGTEMMKNVVHASDSEENGRIEIARFFKPEEILG
- a CDS encoding DNA-directed RNA polymerase subunit omega, translated to MRNDYIQSAAEVISDPYILVNVVSRRVKQLRRGARPLISSLEKLSLEDIALREIAERKISYEIATAEELRVPTPPVRAPGIASGTMGRPGFGGHNVLVGAKQRTA
- a CDS encoding YifB family Mg chelatase-like AAA ATPase, with amino-acid sequence MLATICSAALVGIDAVPVSVEVNTGETGEPKLILVGLPDAAVKESDDRVFSALSNSGFRMPRTRTTINLAPGGLRKEGALYDLPIALGILVADGKLKNERLDDFLIAGELSLSGATRAVRGGLALAVLARQSGKRTLLLPPITADEAALVEGIQVYAVKSLDEAASFLAGEAKLLPVAPRQPSRAAAASDTHLDFSEIKGQHAVRRAVEVAVAGGHNLLMIGPPGSGKSMIAKRVPTIMPQPTLDEYLEILRIHSAAGATLNGEVRFLERPARAPHHTISDVGLLGGGAVPGPGEISLAHHGVLFLDELPEFKRSALEVLRQPLEDGTVQISRSAGKITLPCHFMLVAAMNPCPCGYLGDPKHECRCAPSQIQRYRNRVSGPLLDRIDIHIEAPALSLTELRNDQAGETSAAIRTRVETARAVQRARFQDSRVTANARMSQTHIKRHCHLDSSLGDLLQQAMEQLALSARAYDRILKVARTIADLAGAEKIAAPHLLEAIQYRSLDRNVFY
- a CDS encoding deoxyribodipyrimidine photo-lyase; the encoded protein is MAHTIVWFRQDLRLQDNPALLAAVQRGAVLPVYILDEAGEGRWPMGGASRWWLHHSLAELGAALRERGAPLVLARGESGAVLRALVKQSGADAVYWNRRYEPAAIARDATIKAELCAAGVDAKSFAASVLFEPHTVKNKSGGPFQVFTPFWKHCLTLDVPEPVKLSAGKFAGPPKPVRSLELGEIGLLPAIPWDAGFRDAWEPGEAGAAKRLTKFVSDAMERYADERNLPDREGTSALSPHLHFGEISPRQIWSAVRALSRDSGVFPASRGAQVFLSEVGWREFAYHLLFHFPHTVEAPLRAEFAAFPWRKDAAQLRAWQRGRTGYPIVDAGMRQLWTTGWMHNRVRMIVASFLVKHLRLSWQEGAAWFWDTLVDADLAANTLGWQWTAGCGADAAPYFRIFNPILQGAKFDANGDYVRRWVPELARLPAEFIHAPWEAPPLELSAAGVVLGKTYPKPLVDHGEARAAALAALQTLRNG
- a CDS encoding dephospho-CoA kinase, with translation MIVGLTGGMGCGKSTAAALFAELGFRRLDADRTVHEVLLPSAEVVTALRERFGDGILGADGAVDRAKLGAVVFGDAEALAWLENLLHPRLRAHWDGIYAAAQDEKFIVEVPLLFEKQLQNRFDFTVCVTTSSDLQLRRLEQRGVSPEIARQRLAKQLPLARRCELADFVLLNDGTLSFLREQVSELARRLSLIHSH